Proteins from a genomic interval of Xylocopa sonorina isolate GNS202 chromosome 4, iyXylSono1_principal, whole genome shotgun sequence:
- the Lpcat gene encoding lysophosphatidylcholine acyltransferase isoform X2, with protein sequence MDEANGKMRSKHEDVDAATLGTDILNPFVHRLELDTTYDKLKTAFLTVALLPFRLAAITALVIMAWLLACVGLLGLSEEDLRRAPLTGWRRKIVPWLCFMGRLTYQAGGMRIVVRGRQATRAEAPILVVAPHSTFMDGGIVYITGFPSIIVRRESGLNPFIGKLINYTQPVYVWREDPNSRQNTIKEIIERATSKEDWPQVMIFPEGTCTNRSCLITFKSGAFYPGVPVQPVCIRYPNKLDTVTWTWEGPGALKLLWLTLTQLNSSCEIEFLPVYKPSEAERTDPKLYANNVRRLMAEALQIPVSDYTYDDCRIISKAHQLHMPRASTIVEAHKLRNKLGLVAAKTEEELIQKKTERFNEEVDLHEFAQILRIDEKEPTTQQLFRIHDRQGKSKMDFEEYLFTVLVTTNANSELDKVETAFEVCGTKSLSCIDKMELRKALKLSLNIPAEESDKIFQHSKIDPSDMTVNFEFVLAALAARAEYAHIFAGNSETRKKNI encoded by the exons ACGGCATTCCTGACGGTGGCCCTCCTACCATTCAGACTGGCTGCAATTACGGCTCTGGTGATCATGGCTTGGCTTCTGGCTTGTGTCGGTCTCCTTGGATTGTCCGAGGAAGATCTACGCCGAGCCCCTCTCACAGGGTGGAGACG CAAAATAGTGCCGTGGCTGTGCTTTATGGGCCGGCTGACATACCAAGCGGGAGGAATGAGAATCGTTGTACGTGGAAGACAGGCAACGAGGGCTGAGGCGCCGATCTTAGTGGTCGCACCCCATTCGACATTCATGGACGGAGGAATTGTCTACATAACAGGGTTTCCTTCGATCATCGTAAGGCGAGAATCGGGACTGAACCCGTTCATCGGAA AACTTATCAACTATACGCAACCAGTTTACGTTTGGAGGGAGGATCCAAATTCACGACAAAATACAATCAAGGAAATTATCGAAAGGGCTACTTCGAAAGAGGATTGGCCACAG GTGATGATTTTTCCCGAAGGTACTTGTACAAATCGATCGTGCCTCATTACTTTCAAATCAGGTGCATTTTATCCCGGCGTCCCTGTTCAACCGGTCTGCATCAGGTATCCCAACAAATTGGATACCGTCACGTGGACATGGGAAGGTCCTGGAGC GTTAAAATTATTGTGGCTTACATTGACCCAACTGAATAGCAGTTGCGAAATAGAGTTCCTACCTGTTTACAAGCCAAGCGAAGCTGAGAGAACAGATCCCAAGCTTTATGCGAATAACGTGCGACGTCTTATGGCCGA GGCATTACAAATACCAGTATCCGATTATACCTATGACGATTGTCGAATTATTAGCAAGGCCCACCAATTACATATGCCACGAGCATCCACCATAGTGGAAGCCCATAAACTTCGTAACAAACTTGG TTTGGTAGCAGCGAAGACAGAAGAAGAATTAATTCAGAAGAAAACGGAGCGATTTAACGAAGAAGTTGACTTGCACGAATTCGCGCAGATCCTTAGAATAGACGAAAAAGAACCTACTACTCAACAACTGTTCCGAATACACGATAGG CAAGGAAAGAGTAAAATGGATTTCGAGGAGTATTTATTCACAGTATTAGTCACGACAAACGCAAACTCTGAATTAGACAAAGTTGAAACGGCATTCGAA GTATGTGGTACAAAGTCGTTGTCGTGTATCGATAAAATGGAACTGAGGAAGGCATTAAAACTTTCTTTAAACATACCAGCGGAAGAGTCGGACAAAATCTTTCAGCATTCAAAAATTGATCCTTCCGATATGACAGTAAATTTTG AATTCGTGCTAGCCGCACTTGCAGCGAGGGCAGAATACGCTCACATATTTGCTGGGAATTCCGAGACGAGGAAAAAGAATATTTGA
- the Lpcat gene encoding lysophosphatidylcholine acyltransferase isoform X1: protein MDEANGKMRSKHEDVDAATLGTDILNPFVHRLELDTTYDKLKTAFLTVALLPFRLAAITALVIMAWLLACVGLLGLSEEDLRRAPLTGWRRDMRIVICWMMRALFICGGFHQLKVKGRKAESKDAPVLALAPHSSFFDALPVVYLGGPSIVAKAETGRIPFFGKLINYTQPVYVWREDPNSRQNTIKEIIERATSKEDWPQVMIFPEGTCTNRSCLITFKSGAFYPGVPVQPVCIRYPNKLDTVTWTWEGPGALKLLWLTLTQLNSSCEIEFLPVYKPSEAERTDPKLYANNVRRLMAEALQIPVSDYTYDDCRIISKAHQLHMPRASTIVEAHKLRNKLGLVAAKTEEELIQKKTERFNEEVDLHEFAQILRIDEKEPTTQQLFRIHDRQGKSKMDFEEYLFTVLVTTNANSELDKVETAFEVCGTKSLSCIDKMELRKALKLSLNIPAEESDKIFQHSKIDPSDMTVNFEFVLAALAARAEYAHIFAGNSETRKKNI from the exons ACGGCATTCCTGACGGTGGCCCTCCTACCATTCAGACTGGCTGCAATTACGGCTCTGGTGATCATGGCTTGGCTTCTGGCTTGTGTCGGTCTCCTTGGATTGTCCGAGGAAGATCTACGCCGAGCCCCTCTCACAGGGTGGAGACG AGACATGCGAATTGTGATCTGCTGGATGATGCGAGCATTATTCATCTGCGGAGGATTTCACCAACTGAAGGTCAAAGGTCGTAAAGCGGAATCAAAGGATGCTCCCGTGTTAGCCCTAGCTCCGCATTCAAGCTTCTTCGATGCACTTCCGGTTGTTTACCTCGGCGGACCAAGCATCGTCGCCAAGGCGGAGACCGGTCGCATTCCTTTTTTCGGAA AACTTATCAACTATACGCAACCAGTTTACGTTTGGAGGGAGGATCCAAATTCACGACAAAATACAATCAAGGAAATTATCGAAAGGGCTACTTCGAAAGAGGATTGGCCACAG GTGATGATTTTTCCCGAAGGTACTTGTACAAATCGATCGTGCCTCATTACTTTCAAATCAGGTGCATTTTATCCCGGCGTCCCTGTTCAACCGGTCTGCATCAGGTATCCCAACAAATTGGATACCGTCACGTGGACATGGGAAGGTCCTGGAGC GTTAAAATTATTGTGGCTTACATTGACCCAACTGAATAGCAGTTGCGAAATAGAGTTCCTACCTGTTTACAAGCCAAGCGAAGCTGAGAGAACAGATCCCAAGCTTTATGCGAATAACGTGCGACGTCTTATGGCCGA GGCATTACAAATACCAGTATCCGATTATACCTATGACGATTGTCGAATTATTAGCAAGGCCCACCAATTACATATGCCACGAGCATCCACCATAGTGGAAGCCCATAAACTTCGTAACAAACTTGG TTTGGTAGCAGCGAAGACAGAAGAAGAATTAATTCAGAAGAAAACGGAGCGATTTAACGAAGAAGTTGACTTGCACGAATTCGCGCAGATCCTTAGAATAGACGAAAAAGAACCTACTACTCAACAACTGTTCCGAATACACGATAGG CAAGGAAAGAGTAAAATGGATTTCGAGGAGTATTTATTCACAGTATTAGTCACGACAAACGCAAACTCTGAATTAGACAAAGTTGAAACGGCATTCGAA GTATGTGGTACAAAGTCGTTGTCGTGTATCGATAAAATGGAACTGAGGAAGGCATTAAAACTTTCTTTAAACATACCAGCGGAAGAGTCGGACAAAATCTTTCAGCATTCAAAAATTGATCCTTCCGATATGACAGTAAATTTTG AATTCGTGCTAGCCGCACTTGCAGCGAGGGCAGAATACGCTCACATATTTGCTGGGAATTCCGAGACGAGGAAAAAGAATATTTGA